In the genome of Natronorubrum daqingense, the window TCGGTAGTCGATGTCCTCTGCGCCGTCGGCACTAATCGTCGCGTCCTCGTACTCGTTGGGATCGACGACGTTCAACTCCGGCGGCTCCGGTGGTTCGACCTCGAGTGTCATACCGTGGCGTAGGGTCGGTGCGTGGAAAAGAATTCCCACCTCGAGTCGGGAGCGAAACGCGCCCTCGAGTCGAGAGCGATGCGTACAATTATTTCGAGCGACGCCAACTAATGCGTATGGGCGCTGACAGTGGTGGACGGAGTTACAGTCTCACGGAAATCTTCGCCATCAAGTTCGTCCTCGCGGACATTTTGATCATCGCCGCGTTGTTGTTAGCCGGACCACTGTACGCACTGGCGATCACACTCTTGTTCGTCGTCAGCACCTTTCTCATCTGGTACCTCGTCAAACGCGACGAGTCTGAGTCGGCGACCGAACCGTCGAACGTCGACGGGCCAGTATCTGAACGCGATCCCGTTAGCAAACTTCAGGAGCGATACGCGGCCGGCGAACTCTCCGACGAGGAGTTCGAGACCAAACTCGAGCGCTTGATTGACGCCAACGAGCGGGCCGAAAACGCCGGGATCGACACCGAGGAACTCGAATTCGAAAAGGCGAGCTAGGCAGTCGCTCGCGTTCCATCCAAACACTCAACTCCGTACTCGGCCTTTACTCGAGGGATGACCGACTACGAGGCGGCGATTCTCGACGTCGACGGAACGATCGTTCGCGGCGACGAGTTGCTCCCGAACGTCGCCGACGGACTCTCCGCGCTCGAGGACGCCGACGTGTCTCGTCTCCTCTTTTCGAACAATCCGACGCGAGCCAGCGGTCACTACGGCGAGATGCTCGCGCCCTACGGAATCGACATCGATCCGGAGTACGTCCTCACCTCAGCGACCGTGTCAGCCGCGTATCTCGAGGAGACGCACCCCGATGAGACCGTCTATCTGGTCGGAAGCGACCGACTCGAGGGGACTCTCGAAGCCACCGCGATCGAGCTGACGGACGACCCCGACGCGGCCGACGTCGTCGTCGGCTCGTTCGACACGGACTTCTCGTTCGGCACGCTCTGGGAGTCGCTCCGGGCGCTCGAGGACGACACCGTTCCGTTCTACGGGACGGACCCGGATACGACGATTCCGATCGAAGACGGCGAGATTCCGGGGTCGGGAGCCATTCTCGCCGCAATGGAGTCCGTCGCGGGCCGCGAACCTGACGCCGTCCTCGGCAAACCATCTCCGATCGCGGCCGACGCAGCACTCGAGCGCCTCGGGTCGGCTCCCGAACGAACGCTCGTGGTCGGCGATCGCCTTGACACCGACATCGAACTGGGCAACCGGGCCGGGATGACGACGGTGCTCGTCGAAACCGGTGTGAGCGACGACGACGACCTCGAGTCGGCGACGACTGAACCGGATTACGTCCTCGAGTCGCTCGCCGAAATCGACGCCATGCTGTAGTGGCCTCGAGTGACGACATTCCCGTGACAACTCGCTCACAATTTGCGATATCAACACTCATTTTTATCAGTGAGACTCACGAATGTCAATGTATGAAAGATCGTCTAACACAGATCGTACGTCGTGCCCGCTACGCTGCGCTCGGAGCCGCTGTCGGCGCTGCACTCGGGTCACTCATCAGTCGAAACGCCGCGAGCACCGGCGGCGCGTTCGGTGCA includes:
- a CDS encoding SHOCT domain-containing protein; this translates as MGADSGGRSYSLTEIFAIKFVLADILIIAALLLAGPLYALAITLLFVVSTFLIWYLVKRDESESATEPSNVDGPVSERDPVSKLQERYAAGELSDEEFETKLERLIDANERAENAGIDTEELEFEKAS
- a CDS encoding HAD-IIA family hydrolase, with translation MTDYEAAILDVDGTIVRGDELLPNVADGLSALEDADVSRLLFSNNPTRASGHYGEMLAPYGIDIDPEYVLTSATVSAAYLEETHPDETVYLVGSDRLEGTLEATAIELTDDPDAADVVVGSFDTDFSFGTLWESLRALEDDTVPFYGTDPDTTIPIEDGEIPGSGAILAAMESVAGREPDAVLGKPSPIAADAALERLGSAPERTLVVGDRLDTDIELGNRAGMTTVLVETGVSDDDDLESATTEPDYVLESLAEIDAML
- a CDS encoding glycine zipper 2TM domain-containing protein, translated to MKDRLTQIVRRARYAALGAAVGAALGSLISRNAASTGGAFGAMVGVTVSDTRDSASALLEEARESELGSVSETKTNEES